Proteins encoded by one window of Microcebus murinus isolate Inina chromosome 2, M.murinus_Inina_mat1.0, whole genome shotgun sequence:
- the PRMT6 gene encoding protein arginine N-methyltransferase 6, with the protein MSQPKKRKVESPGGGAEGGEGSEEEDGGEREAAPQRPRRTKRERDQLYYECYSDVSVHEEMIADRVRTDAYRLGILRNWAALRGKTVLDVGAGTGILSIFCAQAGARRVYAVEASAIWQQAREVVRLNGLEDRVHVLPGPVETVELPEQVDAIVSEWMGYGLLHESMLSSVLHARTKWLKEGGLLLPASAELFVAPISDQMLEWRLGFWSQVKQHYGVDMSCLESFATRCLMGHSEIVVQGLSGEDVLARPQRFAQLELARAGLEQELVAGVGGRFRCSCYGSAPMHGFAIWFQVTFPGGDSEKPLVLSTSPFHPATHWKQALLYLNEPVQVEQDTDVSGEITLLPSRDNPRRLRVLLRYKVGDQEEKTKDFAMED; encoded by the coding sequence ATGTCGCAGCCCAAGAAAAGAAAGGTTGAGTCGCCGGGCGGCGGCGccgaaggaggggagggaagtgaGGAGGAAGATGGCGGGGAGCGGGAGGCGGCCCCGCAGCGACCCAGGAGGACTAAGCGGGAGCGGGACCAGCTGTACTACGAGTGCTACTCGGACGTTTCGGTCCACGAGGAGATGATTGCGGACCGGGTCCGCACCGATGCCTACCGCCTGGGCATCCTGCGCAACTGGGCAGCACTGCGGGGCAAGACGGTGCTGGACGTGGGCGCGGGCACCGGCATTCTAAGCATCTTCTGTGCCCAGGCCGGGGCCCGGCGCGTGTACGCGGTGGAGGCCAGCGCCATCTGGCAACAGGCCCGGGAGGTGGTGCGGCTCAACGGGCTGGAAGACCGGGTGCACGTCCTGCCGGGGCCAGTGGAGACGGTGGAGTTGCCGGAGCAGGTGGATGCCATCGTGAGCGAGTGGATGGGCTACGGACTCCTGCACGAGTCCATGCTGAGCTCCGTGCTCCACGCGAGGACCAAGTGGCTGAAGGAGGGCGGTCTGCTCCTGCCAGCTTCCGCCGAGCTCTTCGTAGCCCCCATCAGCGACCAGATGCTGGAGTGGCGCCTGGGCTTCTGGAGCCAGGTGAAGCAGCACTACGGTGTGGACATGAGCTGCCTGGAGAGCTTCGCTACGCGCTGCCTTATGGGCCACTCGGAGATCGTGGTGCAGGGCCTGTCCGGCGAGGATGTGCTGGCTCGGCCGCAGCGCTTCGCTCAGCTCGAGCTGGCCCGCGCCGGCTTGGAGCAGGAGCTGGTGGCTGGGGTGGGCGGGCGCTTCCGCTGCAGCTGCTATGGCTCGGCGCCCATGCACGGCTTTGCCATCTGGTTCCAGGTGACCTTCCCAGGAGGGGACTCAGAGAAACCCCTGGTGCTGTCCACCTCACCTTTTCATCCGGCCACCCACTGGAAGCAGGCGCTCCTCTACCTGAACGAGCCTGTACAAGTGGAGCAAGACACGGACGTTTCAGGAGAGATCACGCTGCTGCCCTCCCGGGACAACCCCCGTCGCCTGCGCGTGCTGCTGCGCTACAAAGTGGGGGACCAGGAGGAAAAGACCAAAGACTTTGCCATGGAAGACTga